The following are encoded together in the Bacillus cereus group sp. RP43 genome:
- a CDS encoding DHH family phosphoesterase, with protein MPEFYKKQWFLYPVYVLAFFVLVLISILCYFHLIMGIAAFFIFSIVFFLVIRFELNFQRNFEKYTTDMITRVKKVSNEAFNQMPIGILLYNKEYGIDWANPYLSSCLGQHALAGWHLYDVSETLLLFIKGETSDDIVSLNSRKFRVFVRKEEKLIYFFDVTEQTEIEKMYEDQRTVLAVIYLDNYDEVTQGLDDQLRTNITSLVTSRLNEWAVKYGAYLKRASSERFFVVLNESILAQMEKGKFSILDQVREETSKRNIPLTLSVGVGSGDLPLSELGAMAQSGLDLALGRGGDQVAIKQATGKVKFYGGKTNPVEKRTRVRARVISHALKDLVLESSNVIIMGHRAPDMDAIGAAIGILKVAQLNERKGYIVLDENDSDKGIKRLMDKVKQNEELWSHFISPGQAMEFANDDSLLVVVDTHKPSMVMEEKLLHKIENVVVIDHHRRGEDFIEDPLLVYMEPYASSTAELVTELLEYQPKNLKMTMLEATALLAGIIVDTKSFTFRTGARTFDAASYLRSHGADTVLVQELLKEDMGQYLRVAKAIKNAYIYKNGIAIAKVDGDEYYDQVLIAQSADTLLTMTGIIASFVIAKRGENFIGISGRSLGELNVQLIMENLGGGGHLTNAATQMKNVTVDEAEEKLRFVIDDYLQGGTQS; from the coding sequence ATGCCTGAATTTTATAAGAAACAGTGGTTTTTATATCCTGTTTACGTATTGGCATTTTTTGTGTTGGTGCTAATCTCGATTCTTTGTTATTTTCACTTAATTATGGGGATAGCCGCCTTTTTTATTTTTAGCATCGTTTTCTTTTTAGTTATACGATTTGAACTTAACTTTCAAAGGAATTTTGAAAAGTATACGACAGATATGATTACTAGGGTAAAAAAAGTGAGTAACGAAGCATTCAACCAGATGCCAATAGGTATATTGTTATACAATAAGGAGTATGGGATTGATTGGGCAAATCCTTACTTGTCTTCATGTTTGGGGCAACATGCATTAGCTGGGTGGCATCTGTACGATGTATCAGAAACATTACTCCTTTTTATTAAAGGAGAGACTTCTGACGATATAGTATCTTTAAATAGTCGAAAGTTCCGTGTGTTTGTAAGGAAAGAAGAAAAACTAATTTATTTTTTTGATGTAACTGAGCAAACAGAGATTGAAAAAATGTATGAGGATCAGCGTACTGTTTTAGCTGTTATTTATTTAGATAATTACGATGAAGTTACACAAGGGTTAGATGATCAATTACGTACGAATATAACAAGTCTTGTGACGTCACGTCTAAATGAATGGGCCGTTAAGTATGGTGCATATTTGAAACGTGCATCTTCAGAAAGATTCTTCGTTGTACTAAATGAAAGTATTTTAGCGCAAATGGAGAAAGGGAAATTTAGTATTTTGGATCAAGTGCGTGAAGAAACATCAAAAAGGAATATCCCACTTACATTAAGTGTTGGTGTTGGCTCAGGTGATTTACCTTTATCGGAGCTTGGAGCGATGGCTCAATCTGGTTTAGACCTTGCGTTAGGACGAGGAGGAGACCAAGTAGCTATTAAACAAGCAACGGGTAAAGTTAAGTTTTACGGTGGTAAGACGAATCCGGTCGAAAAGCGTACTCGTGTACGTGCTAGAGTTATTTCACATGCATTAAAGGATTTAGTATTAGAAAGCAGTAATGTCATTATAATGGGGCATAGAGCCCCTGATATGGATGCTATTGGTGCAGCGATTGGTATTTTAAAGGTAGCTCAATTAAATGAGCGCAAAGGATATATTGTATTAGATGAAAATGATTCTGATAAAGGAATCAAACGTTTGATGGATAAAGTGAAACAAAATGAAGAGTTATGGTCACATTTTATTTCACCAGGGCAAGCGATGGAATTTGCAAATGATGATTCATTACTTGTTGTTGTTGACACGCATAAACCTTCAATGGTGATGGAGGAAAAACTGTTACATAAGATTGAAAATGTAGTGGTTATTGACCATCATCGCCGCGGGGAAGATTTCATTGAAGATCCATTGCTTGTTTATATGGAGCCATACGCTTCTTCAACGGCAGAGCTTGTTACAGAATTACTTGAGTATCAACCGAAAAATTTAAAGATGACAATGTTAGAAGCAACGGCATTGTTAGCTGGTATTATTGTTGATACGAAAAGTTTTACATTCCGTACAGGCGCTCGCACATTTGATGCCGCTTCTTATTTACGCTCGCATGGCGCAGACACTGTACTTGTACAAGAACTTTTAAAAGAAGATATGGGTCAGTATTTACGAGTTGCAAAAGCCATTAAAAATGCGTACATTTATAAAAATGGAATTGCGATTGCTAAAGTTGATGGTGATGAATATTATGACCAAGTACTTATTGCACAATCAGCAGACACATTATTGACAATGACAGGTATCATTGCATCGTTTGTTATTGCAAAACGTGGGGAAAATTTCATTGGAATTAGTGGTAGATCTTTAGGTGAATTGAATGTACAGCTAATTATGGAGAATTTAGGAGGTGGCGGGCACTTAACAAATGCAGCCACACAAATGAAAAATGTTACAGTAGATGAAGCGGAGGAGAAGCTTCGATTTGTTATTGATGACTATTTACAGGGAGGCACACAATCATGA
- the rplI gene encoding 50S ribosomal protein L9, protein MKVIFLKDVKGKGKKGEIKNVPDGYANNFLLKQGLAAEATNSSMKILDAQKRKEEKDAAAEVENAKELKETLEKLTVEVKAKSGEGGRLFGSITSKQIVDVMQKSHKIKLDKRKFEMDDAIRALGYTNVTVKLHPQVTATVKVHVSEQ, encoded by the coding sequence ATGAAAGTAATTTTTCTAAAAGACGTAAAAGGTAAAGGTAAAAAAGGAGAAATAAAAAACGTACCAGACGGTTATGCAAATAATTTCTTACTAAAACAAGGGTTAGCTGCCGAAGCGACAAACAGCAGTATGAAAATTTTAGATGCTCAAAAGCGCAAAGAAGAAAAAGACGCAGCGGCAGAAGTTGAGAATGCAAAAGAGCTGAAAGAAACATTAGAGAAATTAACTGTAGAAGTAAAGGCGAAATCTGGAGAAGGTGGTCGCTTATTTGGTTCTATCACGAGTAAACAAATTGTAGATGTAATGCAAAAGTCACACAAGATTAAACTTGATAAACGTAAATTTGAAATGGATGATGCAATCCGTGCATTAGGTTATACAAACGTCACTGTGAAATTGCATCCGCAAGTAACAGCAACAGTAAAAGTTCATGTTAGTGAACAATAA
- the dnaB gene encoding replicative DNA helicase, whose product MSDVMADRTPPHNIEAEQAVLGAILIDQDALTSASELLVPDSFYRTKHQKIFEVMLGLSDKGEPIDLVIMTSAMADQGLLEEVGGVSYLAELAEVVPTAANVEYYARIIAEKALLRRLIRTATHIVSDGYEREDDVDGLLNEAEKKILEVSHQTNAKAFQNIKDVLVDAYDKIELLHNQKGEVTGIPTGFTELDKMTAGFQRNDLIIVAARPSVGKTAFSLNIAQNVATKTDENVAIFSLEMGSDQLVMRMLCAEGNIDAQRLRTGSLTSDDWAKLTMAMGSLSNAGIYIDDTPGIKVNEIRAKCRRLKQEQGLGMVLIDYLQLIQGSGKSGENRQQEVSEISRTLKGIARELQVPVIALSQLSRGVESRQDKRPMMSDIRESGSIEQDADIVAFLYREDYYDRETENKNTIEIIIAKQRNGPVGSVELAFVKEFNKFVNLERRFEDGA is encoded by the coding sequence ATGAGTGATGTAATGGCTGATCGTACCCCTCCGCATAATATAGAAGCTGAGCAGGCAGTCTTAGGTGCCATATTAATTGATCAGGATGCGTTAACGTCAGCATCGGAACTATTGGTACCTGACTCATTTTATCGAACGAAACATCAAAAGATTTTTGAAGTCATGCTTGGGTTGTCTGATAAGGGAGAACCAATTGATTTAGTAATAATGACATCAGCGATGGCTGATCAAGGATTACTAGAAGAAGTTGGTGGGGTTTCTTATCTAGCAGAGTTAGCAGAAGTTGTTCCAACAGCTGCTAACGTAGAATATTATGCACGCATCATCGCTGAAAAGGCGCTTTTACGTCGTTTAATTCGAACGGCGACTCATATTGTATCGGATGGATACGAGAGAGAAGATGATGTGGACGGCCTTTTAAATGAGGCTGAGAAAAAAATATTAGAAGTATCTCATCAAACAAATGCAAAAGCATTTCAGAACATTAAAGATGTTCTTGTAGATGCTTATGATAAAATTGAACTTTTGCATAATCAAAAAGGTGAAGTTACGGGAATACCAACTGGATTTACTGAATTAGATAAGATGACCGCAGGTTTCCAGCGAAATGATTTAATCATCGTGGCGGCGCGTCCATCGGTAGGAAAAACTGCATTTTCATTAAATATCGCACAAAACGTAGCGACAAAAACGGATGAAAATGTAGCGATCTTCAGTCTAGAGATGGGCTCTGATCAGCTTGTTATGCGTATGCTCTGTGCAGAAGGAAATATTGATGCGCAAAGACTTCGTACCGGTTCATTAACTTCTGATGATTGGGCGAAATTAACAATGGCGATGGGTAGCCTTTCTAATGCTGGTATATATATTGATGATACACCAGGGATTAAAGTAAATGAGATTCGAGCAAAATGTCGTAGATTAAAGCAAGAGCAAGGTCTTGGGATGGTTTTGATTGACTATTTACAGCTTATTCAAGGAAGTGGGAAATCAGGAGAAAACCGTCAGCAGGAAGTATCTGAGATTTCTCGTACATTAAAAGGGATTGCACGTGAATTGCAAGTACCTGTTATCGCCTTGTCGCAGTTATCTCGTGGTGTAGAATCTCGTCAAGATAAACGTCCGATGATGTCTGACATTCGTGAATCGGGAAGTATCGAGCAGGATGCTGATATTGTAGCCTTCCTATATCGTGAAGATTACTATGACCGAGAAACGGAAAATAAAAATACGATTGAAATTATCATTGCAAAACAGCGTAATGGTCCGGTAGGTTCAGTAGAGCTTGCATTTGTTAAGGAATTTAATAAATTCGTCAATTTAGAACGACGCTTTGAGGATGGGGCATAA
- a CDS encoding adenylosuccinate synthase, with translation MSSVVVVGTQWGDEGKGKITDFLSEHAEVVARYQGGNNAGHTIVFGGVKYKLHLIPSGIFYKEKICVIGNGLVVDPKALLEELKYLHDRGVSTDNLRVSNRAHVILPYHLKQDELEEASKGDNKIGTTKKGIGPAYMDKAARIGIRMADLLDREAFKEKLERNLVEKNRLFEKMYDTEGFSVEEIFEEYFEYGQQIAQYVCDTSVVLNDALDNNHRVLFEGAQGVMLDIDHGTYPFVTSSNPIAGGVTVGTGVGPAKVTRVVGVCKAYTSRVGDGPFPTELHDEIGHQIREVGREYGTTTGRPRRVGWFDSVVVRHARRVSGLTDLSLNSIDVLTGIPTLKICVAYKYNGEVIDEVPANLNILAKCEPVYEELPGWEEDITGVKSLDELPENARKYVERVSELTGIQLSMFSVGPDRNQTNIVRNVYEA, from the coding sequence ATGTCTTCAGTAGTAGTTGTAGGAACACAATGGGGCGACGAAGGAAAAGGTAAAATCACTGATTTTCTTTCTGAGCATGCGGAAGTAGTTGCAAGATATCAAGGTGGAAATAACGCGGGACATACAATTGTTTTCGGCGGAGTTAAATATAAATTACACTTAATTCCATCTGGTATTTTCTATAAAGAGAAAATTTGTGTAATCGGAAACGGCTTAGTAGTAGATCCGAAAGCATTACTTGAAGAGTTAAAATACTTACACGATCGTGGTGTAAGTACTGATAATTTACGTGTAAGTAACCGTGCGCACGTTATTTTACCTTATCACTTAAAACAAGATGAGTTAGAAGAAGCGAGTAAAGGTGATAACAAGATCGGTACAACGAAAAAAGGTATCGGTCCTGCATATATGGATAAAGCTGCTCGTATTGGTATCCGTATGGCTGATCTTTTAGACCGTGAAGCATTTAAAGAGAAGCTTGAGCGCAATTTAGTGGAAAAAAATCGTTTATTTGAAAAAATGTACGACACAGAAGGTTTCAGCGTAGAAGAAATCTTTGAAGAGTACTTCGAATACGGACAACAAATCGCACAGTATGTATGCGATACATCTGTCGTATTAAATGATGCACTAGATAACAATCATCGTGTATTATTTGAAGGTGCACAAGGTGTTATGCTTGATATTGACCACGGTACGTACCCATTCGTTACATCTTCTAACCCAATTGCTGGTGGTGTAACTGTTGGAACTGGAGTTGGTCCTGCGAAAGTTACTCGCGTTGTAGGTGTATGTAAAGCATATACAAGCCGCGTAGGTGATGGTCCATTCCCTACTGAGCTTCATGATGAAATTGGTCACCAAATTCGTGAAGTTGGTCGTGAATACGGAACGACAACTGGTCGTCCACGCCGCGTAGGTTGGTTCGATAGCGTTGTTGTAAGACATGCACGTCGTGTTAGTGGTTTAACAGACTTATCATTAAACTCTATCGATGTATTAACAGGTATCCCAACTCTTAAAATTTGTGTTGCTTACAAATACAATGGCGAAGTTATCGATGAAGTTCCAGCTAACTTAAACATTTTAGCGAAATGTGAGCCTGTATACGAAGAGCTTCCAGGTTGGGAAGAAGATATTACTGGTGTAAAATCATTAGACGAGCTTCCTGAAAATGCACGAAAATACGTAGAACGTGTTTCTGAATTAACAGGAATCCAATTATCTATGTTCTCAGTTGGACCAGATCGTAATCAAACAAATATCGTTCGTAATGTATACGAAGCTTAA
- the walR gene encoding cell wall metabolism DNA-binding response regulator WalR, protein MMGKKILVVDDEKPIADILKFNLEKEGFEIVMAHDGDEAIEKANEEQPDMVLLDIMLPGKDGLEVCREIRKSSEMPIIMLTAKDSEIDKVLGLELGADDYVTKPFSTRELLARVKANLRRHQQGGAAEKEENTEMVIGPIVINSNAYSVTKREESIELTHREFELLHYLAKHLGQVMTREHLLQTVWGYDYFGDVRTVDVTVRRLREKIEDNPSHPTLIVTRRGVGYYLRDPEQE, encoded by the coding sequence ATGATGGGAAAGAAAATTTTAGTAGTTGATGATGAAAAGCCGATTGCGGATATTTTGAAGTTCAACCTAGAAAAAGAAGGTTTTGAAATTGTAATGGCGCATGATGGTGATGAGGCGATTGAAAAGGCAAATGAAGAACAGCCAGATATGGTTTTATTAGATATTATGTTACCGGGAAAAGACGGTTTAGAGGTATGTCGTGAAATACGTAAAAGCTCAGAAATGCCAATTATTATGCTTACAGCAAAAGACTCTGAAATTGATAAAGTATTAGGGCTTGAGCTTGGGGCAGATGATTATGTAACGAAGCCATTTAGTACGAGGGAGTTGCTTGCTCGTGTGAAAGCGAATTTACGTCGCCATCAGCAGGGCGGTGCTGCAGAGAAAGAAGAAAATACTGAAATGGTTATTGGACCAATCGTTATTAATTCGAACGCTTATAGTGTAACGAAGCGTGAAGAAAGCATTGAGCTTACACATCGTGAATTTGAATTACTACATTATTTAGCGAAGCATTTAGGGCAAGTTATGACTCGTGAACATTTATTACAAACAGTTTGGGGTTATGATTATTTTGGAGATGTACGTACAGTAGACGTAACAGTACGTCGTTTACGCGAAAAAATTGAAGATAATCCAAGTCATCCTACTTTAATTGTAACTAGACGTGGAGTAGGGTATTACTTGCGTGACCCAGAACAGGAATAG
- the walK gene encoding cell wall metabolism sensor histidine kinase WalK → MKKVGFFQSIHLKFVLIYMLLILIAMQVIGVYFVRELEKSLVKGFQDSLTQQTNLLSYNLKQEFVKERPKTESVDKAINDSIQKFASDRKKDIQEVSVIDATKKLMAISDASKQNKVGRTSADTAVQRVMVQKKPESKVEKDGNTGHRVQVMITPILKEPGGEVLGVIHIVASMEDVYKQMKDINQIFATGTVIALLVTAVLGILLAQTITRPISDMRRQAIEMAKGNYSRKVKVHSHDEIGQLALSFNNLSKKLQQARSSTESERRKLSSVLSHMTDGVIATDRKGDIILLNDPAEKMLNVSRETALDQSVLEVLGIQEEFTLDHLYEEPDSVLLDFSTRNEPYILRASFSVIQKETGKANGLIAVLYDVTEQERIEQERREFVANVSHELRTPLTTMRSYLEALTDGAWQDPNIAPQFLTVTQEETERMIRLVNALLQLSKLDSTEHRLMKEWVDFTDFFNNVIDRFEMSKEQNVSFKRSFSKKSRFIDMDTDKITQVLYNIISNALKYSPEGGTVTYRLRDRGELLEISVSDQGMGIPKENVDKIFERFYRVDKARSRQMGGTGLGLAIAKEMIEAHGGSIWAKSEEGKGTTIYFTLPMATDEEDDWE, encoded by the coding sequence ATGAAGAAAGTTGGTTTTTTTCAATCTATTCATTTAAAATTTGTGCTCATATATATGCTGTTAATATTAATAGCAATGCAAGTAATTGGTGTATATTTCGTCAGGGAATTAGAAAAAAGCCTTGTAAAAGGCTTTCAAGATTCCTTAACGCAGCAAACAAACTTACTTTCTTATAACTTGAAGCAAGAGTTTGTAAAAGAACGTCCTAAAACAGAATCAGTAGATAAAGCTATTAATGATTCGATTCAAAAATTTGCATCAGATCGTAAGAAAGATATTCAAGAAGTAAGTGTAATTGATGCTACTAAAAAATTAATGGCAATTTCAGATGCGTCTAAGCAAAATAAGGTAGGACGAACGTCAGCAGATACAGCTGTACAACGGGTAATGGTACAAAAGAAACCAGAGTCAAAAGTTGAGAAAGATGGAAATACAGGTCATCGAGTTCAAGTTATGATTACTCCTATTCTAAAAGAGCCGGGCGGAGAGGTACTTGGCGTCATTCATATCGTTGCATCTATGGAAGATGTGTATAAACAAATGAAAGACATCAACCAAATTTTCGCAACGGGGACAGTAATTGCTTTATTAGTAACAGCTGTACTTGGGATTTTGTTGGCTCAAACAATTACGAGACCAATTTCAGATATGCGGAGACAAGCAATTGAAATGGCAAAAGGAAACTATTCGAGAAAAGTAAAAGTGCATAGCCATGATGAAATTGGACAACTAGCATTATCTTTCAATAATTTATCAAAAAAATTACAACAAGCCCGTTCTTCAACAGAGAGTGAGAGACGCAAATTATCATCTGTTTTATCACATATGACAGATGGAGTAATTGCTACTGATCGAAAAGGCGACATCATTTTATTAAATGATCCTGCGGAAAAAATGTTAAATGTTTCGCGTGAAACGGCGCTAGATCAATCAGTCTTAGAAGTGCTAGGGATACAAGAAGAATTTACACTGGATCATTTATATGAAGAACCTGATTCAGTTTTATTAGATTTTAGTACGAGAAATGAACCATATATTTTACGTGCTAGTTTCTCTGTTATTCAAAAAGAAACAGGGAAGGCAAATGGTTTAATTGCTGTATTATATGATGTAACAGAGCAGGAGCGGATAGAACAAGAGCGCCGTGAGTTTGTTGCGAACGTATCTCATGAGTTAAGAACGCCGTTAACAACGATGCGCAGTTACTTAGAAGCACTTACTGATGGAGCATGGCAAGATCCAAATATTGCACCACAATTTTTAACGGTTACACAAGAGGAAACGGAAAGAATGATCAGGCTTGTAAATGCATTGTTACAACTATCTAAACTAGATAGTACAGAACATCGCTTAATGAAGGAATGGGTCGACTTTACTGACTTCTTTAATAACGTTATCGATCGCTTTGAAATGTCTAAAGAGCAAAATGTAAGCTTCAAACGATCTTTCTCTAAAAAATCTCGATTTATTGATATGGATACAGACAAAATTACACAAGTTTTATATAACATTATTTCCAATGCACTAAAATATTCGCCAGAAGGCGGTACAGTAACATATCGCTTGCGTGACCGCGGGGAGTTATTAGAGATTAGTGTGAGTGATCAAGGAATGGGAATTCCGAAAGAAAATGTAGATAAAATATTTGAACGTTTTTATCGTGTAGATAAAGCGCGTTCGAGACAAATGGGTGGTACAGGTCTTGGGTTAGCTATTGCGAAAGAAATGATTGAGGCACATGGCGGCTCGATTTGGGCGAAAAGTGAGGAAGGAAAAGGGACAACTATTTATTTCACATTGCCAATGGCGACAGATGAAGAGGACGATTGGGAATGA
- the yycH gene encoding two-component system activity regulator YycH produces MSMENFKTIVLINLVVISLFLTFNLWTYVPDSTSMQNTKFVQGNEDINPIKISEVVRPSSVVIHKEKNHYVSEKKANVDSIYKILENGELHGFVEITGTIPKGDFLSYVHGEEKIEFVFPTNIPLDTIKDMFNIKDKNMESNRSFNRIIIDPSRSKDQEIKVSFVSYDTPHKIYQATLSGAYIKDIINAQNQIITVAKPYFEYQINDTKKLFLPEGITELSKAEYITAKLEVDPFKNALFSDPRYLSPISEKTKETFTDGIRSMEIDKSDAMLKYKNSAVHGDKPTDNAVILQKSFDFVSGHSGSLKSYRFDYINGRKTSFRLYEDGLPVFNANGIAELKQVWSSGEIMQYERPFFEFSITLPSKQQTTSLASGHTVMTSLENNPEIDKKSIQDVGIGYKMSLEPSINDGRIAVLQPIWYVKCEENGKQQIFEWSEGGLNGLGSN; encoded by the coding sequence ATGAGTATGGAAAACTTTAAAACAATAGTGCTAATCAATTTGGTTGTCATAAGTCTATTTCTTACTTTTAACTTATGGACATATGTTCCTGATTCTACTTCTATGCAAAATACAAAGTTCGTTCAAGGTAACGAAGATATAAATCCGATAAAGATTTCGGAGGTTGTTCGCCCATCCTCTGTCGTTATTCATAAGGAGAAAAATCATTATGTAAGCGAAAAGAAGGCAAATGTGGATTCAATCTATAAAATTCTTGAAAATGGAGAATTACATGGTTTTGTGGAAATAACGGGGACAATTCCTAAAGGTGATTTTCTGTCTTATGTACACGGAGAAGAAAAAATTGAATTTGTTTTTCCTACAAATATCCCATTAGATACGATTAAAGATATGTTTAATATTAAAGATAAAAACATGGAAAGTAACAGAAGTTTTAATCGTATTATAATTGATCCTTCTCGAAGTAAGGACCAAGAAATTAAAGTTAGCTTTGTTTCCTATGATACTCCTCATAAAATATATCAAGCAACATTGAGCGGTGCTTATATAAAGGATATTATAAATGCTCAAAATCAAATTATAACAGTAGCAAAACCATATTTTGAGTATCAAATAAATGATACAAAAAAACTTTTTTTACCAGAGGGGATTACGGAGTTAAGTAAGGCAGAGTATATTACGGCTAAACTAGAAGTGGATCCATTTAAAAATGCTTTATTTAGTGATCCACGTTATTTAAGTCCTATTTCTGAGAAAACAAAGGAAACATTTACGGATGGCATCCGTTCTATGGAAATTGATAAGTCGGATGCAATGTTGAAATATAAAAATTCCGCTGTACATGGTGATAAACCTACGGATAATGCGGTAATTTTACAAAAAAGTTTTGACTTTGTAAGTGGGCATAGTGGATCCTTGAAGTCCTATCGTTTTGATTATATTAATGGGAGGAAAACTTCATTCCGTCTATATGAGGATGGTTTGCCTGTATTTAATGCAAATGGAATAGCAGAATTAAAACAAGTATGGAGTTCAGGTGAAATTATGCAGTATGAAAGACCCTTTTTTGAGTTCAGTATTACTTTGCCTAGTAAACAACAAACAACTTCTCTTGCATCAGGACATACAGTGATGACATCACTAGAGAATAATCCAGAAATTGATAAAAAATCAATTCAGGATGTTGGTATTGGCTATAAAATGTCATTGGAACCTTCCATCAATGATGGGAGAATCGCTGTCTTACAGCCGATATGGTATGTAAAATGTGAAGAAAATGGTAAGCAACAAATATTTGAATGGAGTGAGGGGGGACTAAATGGATTGGGATCGAATTAA
- a CDS encoding two-component system regulatory protein YycI has product MDWDRIKTIFIVTFFVLDLFLIFQFIQKQDSNQLELITETKIDQQLKAGKITMGNFPKEPKKESFIMAKNKVFREDDVQSLKNQTVHLQNEYQIESKLKEPFLNTKSSSKDKYNDFLKNYVLDGQKYEFGAMKDSKIYFFQKYKDKPIFYNNRAMIVVDLNEKNELVSYTQTMLTDLKEMGESEKTKEQEIITAQTALENIYVKNKIAENTHVKEAQIGYATLAESSSNIQVLAPTWNLKTEQKKDYFVNAIEGQVMELGETQVPEEHNGVRKNEYAL; this is encoded by the coding sequence ATGGATTGGGATCGAATTAAAACCATATTTATTGTGACCTTTTTTGTTTTAGACCTCTTTCTTATCTTTCAGTTCATTCAAAAGCAAGATAGTAATCAATTGGAACTTATAACAGAAACAAAAATTGATCAACAATTAAAGGCTGGAAAGATTACTATGGGGAATTTTCCTAAAGAACCGAAAAAAGAGTCATTTATAATGGCAAAAAATAAGGTTTTCAGGGAAGATGATGTGCAGTCTTTAAAAAACCAGACAGTGCACCTACAAAACGAATACCAAATAGAAAGTAAATTAAAAGAGCCTTTTTTAAATACGAAATCATCGTCAAAAGATAAGTATAATGATTTTTTGAAAAACTACGTGCTTGATGGACAGAAGTACGAGTTTGGGGCAATGAAAGATTCAAAAATTTATTTCTTTCAAAAGTATAAGGATAAGCCGATTTTCTACAACAATCGTGCAATGATTGTTGTAGATTTGAATGAAAAAAATGAGCTTGTTTCGTATACACAAACAATGTTAACGGATTTGAAGGAAATGGGCGAAAGTGAAAAAACGAAAGAACAAGAAATTATCACTGCTCAAACAGCTTTAGAAAATATATATGTAAAAAATAAAATTGCAGAAAATACGCACGTGAAAGAGGCGCAGATTGGATATGCGACTCTAGCTGAATCTTCTTCTAATATACAAGTGCTTGCTCCAACGTGGAACTTAAAGACAGAGCAGAAAAAGGACTATTTTGTGAATGCAATTGAAGGACAAGTTATGGAATTAGGGGAAACTCAAGTGCCGGAAGAACATAATGGAGTGAGAAAGAATGAGTATGCACTTTAG
- a CDS encoding MBL fold metallo-hydrolase encodes MSMHFSVLASGSTGNMLYVGTDEKKLLVDAGLSGKATESLFKQAELNINDISGILVTHEHSDHIKGLGVLARKYDLPVYANEKTWNAMEHLIGNIPTDQKFIFSVGDVKTFGDIEVESFGVSHDAAEPMFYAFHNNNRKLALITDTGYVSDRMKGVIKGANAFVFESNHDVEMLRMGRYPWSIKRRILSDVGHVCNEDAALAMADVITDETKHIYLAHLSLDNNMKELARMSVSQVLEEKGFGVGESFEIHDTDPKMPTKIQYV; translated from the coding sequence ATGAGTATGCACTTTAGTGTACTTGCAAGTGGAAGTACAGGGAATATGCTATATGTAGGAACAGATGAAAAAAAACTGCTCGTCGATGCAGGTTTAAGTGGTAAAGCTACAGAGTCCTTATTTAAGCAAGCTGAACTGAATATAAATGACATATCAGGTATTCTTGTAACACATGAGCATAGTGACCACATTAAAGGATTAGGTGTATTGGCGCGTAAATATGATTTACCTGTTTATGCGAACGAGAAAACATGGAATGCAATGGAACATTTAATAGGTAATATCCCAACTGATCAAAAATTCATTTTCTCAGTAGGAGACGTGAAAACATTTGGAGATATTGAAGTTGAATCATTTGGTGTTTCTCATGATGCAGCGGAACCGATGTTTTATGCTTTTCATAACAATAATAGAAAGTTAGCTCTTATTACAGATACGGGCTACGTAAGTGACCGTATGAAAGGTGTTATTAAAGGGGCGAATGCTTTCGTATTTGAAAGTAATCATGATGTGGAAATGCTTCGTATGGGGCGCTACCCATGGAGCATTAAACGACGTATATTAAGCGACGTTGGCCATGTTTGTAATGAGGATGCTGCATTAGCGATGGCGGATGTTATTACAGACGAGACAAAACACATTTATTTAGCGCATTTAAGTTTAGATAATAACATGAAAGAATTAGCGCGTATGTCTGTATCACAAGTATTAGAAGAAAAAGGTTTTGGGGTTGGAGAATCCTTTGAAATACATGATACAGATCCAAAAATGCCTACGAAAATTCAATACGTATAA